The following are encoded in a window of Alkalidesulfovibrio alkalitolerans DSM 16529 genomic DNA:
- a CDS encoding bifunctional diguanylate cyclase/phosphodiesterase: protein MARLTTRIGGRGESLRTVTIAFVTGVFSILILASIVLTSSIVQGRFASIEQGEILRDARRAVNAIEADLEALDRVVRDWAWWDDTFAYLRGRKPDYSETNLVPSTFETQKLHLILLLRSDLRPAWQGYRAAGSADIIPLPEGMVGLLARRAGDRNAFPGESGFKGVFRHGGGLYILACRPVLDSAQEGPSPGWLVMARRIDPKYVAEIAERTDLALTLAPKGTSDEEAVVKDRAVTRRGTELAAAAMMRDVFGLPALRIEVTSPMAISEAGAQASRLLMLSLSLAGLLAALLLGLFLERRVLARVTSLGDQVRSVRTLPVGQRGVSLPGDDELARLARDMSTVFDELRESEERYRTIFMNTGAASILIEEDTSIILANREFAKFAGVSEERLAERPSWTQFFHEDDVPRMLEYHRLRRVTPEAAPRVYEARFKDALGRVRHVSMTVALIPGTGKSIASILDIGRMKEAEERLARQAFTDDLTGQPNRAHFLIRLEHAVAMAERAGTRLGVMLLDLDEFKGINDSLGHQAGDEVLIQVAERLRAALRRSDTLARLGGDEFTIIVEGVDEPEDLAEVARKIIATMGEPFAAAQAEIFLGVSIGIAVYPQDGRTPERLMQCADMAMYRSKTLGKNTFSFFTPDLNYQAVVRLRTENQLRAAVSDDRITAYFQPVVGIDDGCPAGFEALARWRDENGVVPPDAGFIAVAEKTGLIVRIDRLILEQACGFCARLNATGGRRLFVAVNISARHFLRGTLVDDVSGALAASGLDPDCLEIEITETTLMENFEAARRVIDELSSLGVRLALDDFGTGYSSLAYLRNLPVQKLKIDRAFIARSHTPDGGALLKAVVDLAMSLGIEPVAEGVETREQADYLRSIGCRLAQGWLFCRAVPAEQAEQMALAVPDGSS from the coding sequence ATGGCGAGATTGACGACGCGCATCGGCGGGCGGGGCGAAAGCCTGCGCACCGTCACCATCGCCTTTGTCACGGGCGTCTTCAGCATCCTGATTCTCGCTTCCATCGTTCTGACCAGCAGCATCGTGCAAGGCCGTTTTGCGAGCATCGAGCAAGGAGAGATCCTGCGCGACGCGCGTAGGGCCGTGAACGCCATCGAGGCCGACCTGGAAGCCCTGGACCGGGTGGTGCGCGACTGGGCATGGTGGGACGACACCTTCGCCTACCTGCGGGGCCGAAAGCCCGATTATTCTGAAACCAACCTCGTTCCTTCGACGTTCGAGACGCAAAAACTGCATCTGATTCTGCTGTTGCGGTCCGATTTGCGGCCTGCCTGGCAGGGCTATCGGGCCGCGGGATCGGCGGACATCATTCCCCTTCCCGAGGGCATGGTCGGGCTTTTGGCCCGCCGCGCGGGAGACAGGAACGCCTTTCCGGGCGAGAGCGGGTTCAAGGGCGTCTTCCGCCACGGTGGCGGGTTATACATTCTGGCCTGTCGGCCGGTTCTCGACTCGGCCCAGGAAGGGCCATCACCGGGCTGGCTGGTCATGGCCAGGCGCATCGACCCGAAATATGTGGCCGAGATCGCCGAGCGTACGGACTTGGCCCTGACCCTCGCGCCCAAGGGAACGAGTGACGAGGAAGCCGTGGTCAAGGATCGCGCCGTGACCCGGCGGGGAACGGAGCTGGCCGCGGCCGCGATGATGCGCGACGTATTCGGTCTGCCTGCCCTGCGCATCGAAGTTACATCTCCGATGGCCATAAGTGAGGCCGGAGCCCAGGCCTCGCGGCTCCTCATGCTCTCGCTCTCTTTGGCCGGCCTCCTGGCCGCGTTGCTGCTGGGTCTCTTTCTGGAACGGCGGGTGCTGGCGCGCGTAACCAGCCTGGGCGACCAGGTGCGCTCCGTGCGAACCCTGCCCGTGGGGCAGCGGGGCGTTTCCTTGCCGGGCGACGACGAACTGGCCCGGCTGGCCCGGGACATGTCCACGGTCTTCGACGAGCTGCGCGAGTCCGAGGAGCGCTACCGGACCATCTTCATGAACACCGGCGCGGCCTCCATCCTGATCGAAGAGGACACCTCCATCATCCTGGCCAACCGCGAGTTCGCCAAGTTCGCGGGCGTGAGCGAGGAGCGGCTCGCCGAGCGACCGTCGTGGACGCAGTTCTTCCACGAGGACGACGTGCCCCGGATGCTCGAATACCACCGGCTGCGCCGCGTCACGCCGGAGGCCGCCCCGCGCGTGTACGAGGCGCGCTTCAAGGACGCGCTGGGCCGGGTGCGGCACGTGAGCATGACCGTGGCCCTGATTCCGGGCACAGGCAAGTCCATCGCCTCGATTCTGGACATCGGGCGCATGAAGGAAGCCGAGGAGCGGTTGGCGCGCCAAGCCTTCACCGACGACCTGACGGGGCAGCCCAACCGCGCCCACTTCCTGATCCGCCTGGAACATGCCGTGGCCATGGCCGAGCGCGCGGGCACGCGGCTTGGGGTGATGCTTCTGGACCTCGACGAGTTCAAGGGAATCAACGACTCGCTGGGACATCAGGCGGGCGACGAGGTGCTTATCCAGGTCGCCGAGCGGTTGCGCGCCGCGTTGCGCCGTTCCGACACCCTGGCGCGCCTGGGCGGCGACGAGTTCACGATCATCGTCGAGGGCGTGGACGAACCCGAGGATCTCGCCGAGGTGGCGCGCAAGATAATCGCAACCATGGGTGAACCCTTCGCGGCCGCCCAGGCGGAGATATTCCTCGGCGTGAGCATAGGCATCGCCGTTTATCCCCAGGACGGCCGGACCCCCGAACGGCTGATGCAGTGCGCGGACATGGCCATGTACCGCTCCAAGACACTGGGCAAGAACACCTTCAGCTTCTTCACCCCGGACCTGAACTACCAGGCCGTGGTCAGGCTGCGCACCGAGAACCAGTTGCGCGCGGCCGTGTCCGACGACCGCATCACGGCCTATTTTCAACCTGTGGTCGGCATCGATGACGGTTGTCCGGCGGGCTTTGAGGCCCTGGCCCGTTGGCGCGACGAGAACGGCGTGGTGCCGCCGGACGCCGGGTTCATCGCCGTGGCCGAGAAGACCGGACTCATCGTGCGCATCGACCGGCTGATCCTGGAGCAGGCCTGTGGCTTCTGCGCCCGGCTCAACGCCACGGGCGGGCGCAGGCTGTTCGTGGCCGTGAACATCTCCGCGCGCCACTTCCTGCGAGGCACCCTCGTTGACGACGTATCCGGCGCGCTCGCGGCGAGTGGGCTCGATCCAGATTGTCTGGAGATCGAGATCACCGAGACGACCCTCATGGAGAACTTCGAGGCCGCGCGGCGGGTCATCGATGAACTGTCGTCCCTTGGCGTACGGCTGGCCCTGGACGACTTCGGCACGGGCTATTCCTCCCTGGCCTACCTGCGCAACCTGCCCGTGCAGAAGCTGAAGATCGACCGTGCTTTCATCGCGCGCAGCCATACCCCGGACGGAGGAGCTCTGCTCAAGGCCGTGGTGGATCTGGCCATGAGCCTGGGTATCGAACCGGTGGCCGAGGGCGTGGAGACCCGAGAGCAGGCGGATTACCTGCGCTCCATCGGCTGCCGCTTGGCCCAGGGTTGGCTCTTCTGCCGGGCGGTCCCGGCCGAACAGGCCGAGCAGATGGCTTTGGCCGTCCCGGACGGCAGTTCCTGA